One part of the Asterias amurensis chromosome 11, ASM3211899v1 genome encodes these proteins:
- the LOC139944562 gene encoding dynein light chain LC6, flagellar outer arm-like isoform X1, whose protein sequence is MSWRNTRTVTMSERKAVVKNADMAEDHQQDAIECATQAMEKFNVEKDIAAYIKKEFDRKYNPTWHCIVGRNFGSYVTHETKHFIYFYLGQVAVLLFKSG, encoded by the exons ATGTCTTGGAG AAATACAAGAACCGTCACTATGTCTGAACGCAAAGCTGTAGTCAAGAATGCCGACATGGCCGAAGATCATCAGCAAGACGCCATTGAGTGCGCAACCCAAGCCATGGAGAAGTTCAACGTAGAGAAAGACATTGCCGCCTACATCAAGAAGGAGTTCGACCGGAAGTACAACCCCACCTGGCATTGCATCGTGGGTAGGAACTTTGGCAGCTACGTCACTCACGAGACCAAGCACTTCATCTACTTCTATCTCGGCCAGGTTGCTGTGTTGCTGTTCAAGTCTGGATAG
- the LOC139944063 gene encoding uncharacterized protein, with protein MPFNLRGLVPGCTAKKNENGEAGQKPGRSASTCGGDPYGDGSEVRVRLSSEASGQHNSRRCSRHSTLDHDDGYGCAGTIVVTLLILSPPLVLVGVILLTTGAIISSAHLFGSGMAVIVAGVVLGALSAFAFVRLRSKTTVSYASSAGRTASLRGNSLGGEHRQLNPRSASIIEATDHRTVEITFCTSDHETTRDL; from the coding sequence ATGCCATTCAACTTGAGGGGCTTAGTGCCCGGCTGCACTGCCAAAAAGAACGAGAATGGCGAGGCCGGTCAGAAGCCCGGACGCTCGGCCAGCACATGTGGGGGCGACCCTTACGGCGACGGGTCCGAGGTTAGGGTCCGGTTATCGTCCGAAGCATCCGGCCAGCACAACAGCCGGAGGTGTAGCCGGCACTCCACGCTAGATCACGACGATGGGTACGGATGTGCCGGAACAATCGTTGTCACCTTACTGATCCTGAGTCCCCCATTAGTCCTGGTCGGTGTCATTCTCCTGACGACCGGTGCCATTATTAGCAGTGCTCATTTATTCGGTTCCGGTATGGCCGTCATCGTGGCTGGAGTAGTCCTGGGTGCACTGTCCGCCTTTGCATTTGTGCGTTTGCGATCCAAGACCACGGTGAGTTATGCGTCGTCAGCGGGTCGGACGGCCTCGCTGCGAGGGAACTCTCTCGGTGGTGAACACCGGCAGCTGAACCCGCGGTCGGCATCCATTATAGAAGCGACTGATCACCGGACGGTTGAAATAACATTCTGCACTTCGGACCACGAGACAACGCGAGATTTATGA
- the LOC139944562 gene encoding dynein light chain LC6, flagellar outer arm-like isoform X2, with protein sequence MSERKAVVKNADMAEDHQQDAIECATQAMEKFNVEKDIAAYIKKEFDRKYNPTWHCIVGRNFGSYVTHETKHFIYFYLGQVAVLLFKSG encoded by the coding sequence ATGTCTGAACGCAAAGCTGTAGTCAAGAATGCCGACATGGCCGAAGATCATCAGCAAGACGCCATTGAGTGCGCAACCCAAGCCATGGAGAAGTTCAACGTAGAGAAAGACATTGCCGCCTACATCAAGAAGGAGTTCGACCGGAAGTACAACCCCACCTGGCATTGCATCGTGGGTAGGAACTTTGGCAGCTACGTCACTCACGAGACCAAGCACTTCATCTACTTCTATCTCGGCCAGGTTGCTGTGTTGCTGTTCAAGTCTGGATAG